A stretch of Paenibacillus sp. URB8-2 DNA encodes these proteins:
- a CDS encoding YitT family protein: MLRYCLNLLAVVFGSGLIAAGFNLFLIPHRLLSGGVSGLSMLASYFTPLGVSPLYLLFNIPLLIAGWFQLGRRFIVFSIASVAAATWLIEMIPVKPLVSDMLLASVFGGVLVGIGCGISFRVGGSSGGFDILGSIISRHRDFPIGNVLVSLNALVILAAGYLENNWNIALASMASMYVTGRVVDLIHVSHIKVTVFIVTNRTDEMLQHLLGLQRGVTKIKTEGAYSHTEKDMLMTVTTRYELAELKRIIKESDPQAFVNILETVGILGSFRKR; the protein is encoded by the coding sequence TTGCTTAGATACTGCTTAAACCTTCTTGCCGTCGTATTCGGCTCCGGGCTGATTGCCGCTGGCTTCAATTTGTTCCTGATTCCCCACCGTCTGTTGAGCGGGGGTGTTTCCGGCCTCTCCATGCTGGCAAGCTACTTTACACCGCTGGGCGTCAGTCCGCTGTATCTGCTGTTCAACATTCCGCTCCTGATCGCCGGATGGTTTCAGCTCGGCCGGCGCTTCATCGTTTTCAGCATCGCGTCGGTCGCCGCCGCGACATGGCTCATTGAAATGATTCCCGTCAAACCGCTCGTCTCGGACATGCTGCTCGCTTCCGTATTCGGCGGAGTGCTCGTCGGAATCGGCTGCGGGATTTCGTTCCGTGTCGGCGGTTCGTCCGGCGGTTTCGACATTCTGGGATCGATTATCAGCCGGCACAGAGATTTTCCGATCGGCAACGTACTCGTTTCCCTGAATGCGCTCGTCATCCTCGCCGCGGGTTATCTTGAGAACAACTGGAATATCGCGTTGGCCTCCATGGCCTCCATGTATGTAACCGGCCGGGTGGTCGATCTCATCCATGTTAGCCATATCAAAGTGACCGTATTTATAGTAACGAACCGGACGGACGAAATGCTTCAGCATCTGCTCGGTCTCCAAAGAGGCGTAACCAAAATCAAGACCGAAGGCGCGTATTCCCACACGGAAAAGGATATGCTTATGACTGTAACGACCCGATACGAGCTGGCCGAGCTCAAACGGATAATCAAAGAAAGCGATCCGCAGGCTTTTGTCAATATTTTGGAAACCGTTGGCATCCTGGGCTCTTTCCGCAAAAGATGA
- a CDS encoding DEAD/DEAH box helicase encodes MKTFAEFDLEPKVLQAITELGFEEATPIQSQSIPIAMTGRDLIGQAQTGTGKTAAFGIPLISKISRDEEKIAALIMTPTRELAIQVAEEIGKLTRFKGLRSLPIYGGQDIGRQIRGLKKKPQIIIGTPGRLLDHINRKTIRLDDVQTVVLDEADEMLDMGFMEDIQSILKLVPEERQTMLFSATMPPNIQRLAQQFLKNPEHVSVIPKQVSAPLIDQAYIEVPERQKFEALSRLIDMESPELAIVFGRTKRRVDELSEALQKRGYSADGLHGDLSQNQRDAVMRKFRDGSIDVLVATDVAARGLDVSGVTHVINFDLPQDPESYVHRIGRTGRAGKEGSAWSFVTPREIDHLRLIERVTRHRITRKPLPTMAEAIEGKQRVTAERLMDTMENGDLNEYKGIAIQLLEQYDSVQLLTAAIKLLTGEKKDSEVQLTPEEPIRVKRRGGKNDIRSGRKPSGGYGGNRGGYGGGGGGGGGYRGNRDGGSRGGYSSGGAGGAGGGYKGNRDGNTSREGSSYRGGERKSQRPGDGERRTAKREDSFDI; translated from the coding sequence TTGAAAACATTTGCAGAATTTGACTTGGAACCAAAAGTGTTGCAAGCCATCACAGAGTTGGGATTTGAAGAGGCGACCCCGATTCAATCGCAGTCGATCCCAATCGCGATGACAGGAAGAGACCTGATCGGACAAGCTCAGACCGGTACCGGGAAAACGGCAGCCTTTGGAATTCCTCTTATCTCTAAAATTTCCCGTGACGAAGAAAAAATCGCGGCGTTGATTATGACACCGACCCGTGAACTTGCCATTCAGGTGGCGGAAGAAATCGGCAAGCTCACCCGCTTCAAGGGGCTTCGTTCCCTGCCGATTTATGGCGGACAAGACATCGGCCGTCAGATCCGCGGTCTCAAAAAGAAACCGCAGATCATTATCGGTACGCCCGGCCGTCTGCTTGATCACATCAACCGCAAGACGATCCGTCTGGACGACGTACAGACCGTCGTGCTTGATGAAGCGGACGAAATGCTGGATATGGGCTTCATGGAGGATATTCAGTCCATCCTGAAGCTGGTTCCGGAAGAACGGCAGACGATGCTCTTCTCGGCCACGATGCCTCCGAACATCCAGCGTCTTGCCCAGCAGTTCCTGAAGAACCCCGAGCATGTATCCGTCATTCCGAAGCAGGTCAGCGCGCCGCTGATCGACCAGGCTTACATCGAGGTTCCGGAGCGCCAGAAGTTCGAAGCGCTCAGCCGTCTGATCGACATGGAATCGCCTGAGCTTGCGATTGTGTTCGGCCGTACGAAGCGCCGGGTTGACGAACTGTCGGAAGCTTTGCAAAAACGCGGTTATTCCGCAGACGGCCTGCACGGCGACTTGTCGCAGAACCAGCGCGACGCGGTTATGCGTAAATTCCGGGACGGCAGCATCGACGTACTGGTCGCTACCGACGTTGCGGCCCGCGGTCTTGACGTGTCGGGCGTAACGCATGTCATCAACTTTGACCTTCCGCAGGACCCGGAGAGCTATGTTCACCGGATCGGCCGTACCGGACGGGCCGGCAAAGAAGGCTCGGCTTGGTCGTTCGTGACTCCGCGTGAGATCGATCACCTTCGTCTGATTGAACGTGTAACCCGTCACCGCATTACGCGTAAACCGCTGCCGACGATGGCCGAAGCGATTGAAGGCAAGCAGCGCGTTACAGCCGAACGCCTGATGGACACGATGGAGAACGGTGATCTGAACGAGTACAAGGGCATCGCCATCCAGTTGCTTGAGCAGTACGATTCCGTTCAACTGCTGACTGCGGCAATCAAGCTGCTTACCGGAGAGAAGAAGGATTCCGAAGTCCAACTGACACCGGAAGAGCCGATCCGCGTCAAACGCCGCGGCGGCAAGAACGACATCCGCAGCGGCCGCAAGCCTAGCGGCGGTTACGGCGGTAACCGTGGCGGCTACGGCGGCGGCGGTGGCGGTGGCGGTGGCTACCGTGGCAACCGCGATGGCGGCAGCCGCGGCGGTTACAGCAGCGGCGGTGCTGGCGGCGCTGGCGGAGGCTACAAAGGCAACCGTGACGGTAACACCAGCCGCGAAGGCTCAAGCTACCGCGGGGGGGAACGCAAGTCCCAACGTCCGGGAGACGGCGAGCGCCGCACGGCAAAACGTGAGGACTCTTTCGACATTTAA
- a CDS encoding YesL family protein — MEFKGAMGGLYRITEWISRIAFSNVLWTICSSPFLFFIVMKFLLMATGQGGVSEQVTLNWGLAISAPFTVFPATSALFTVVRKWVMGNTDVSTFKTFFKGYKENYLKSMLGGLIYTLLFFVMYFDVTIYMTRMPDFKIVGILMLVLMIVLMVSMFNFFSVVVHYQMTFKQVMSNSILLTIARPIRVFTTLVAGVLLAFIGLKYPALYFVCIPSLIAMVAFFNFYATYNKLQLQAEQKKQREEEALEAENGEETEDSDRLSDKVDLTNEAQDEERTRP, encoded by the coding sequence GTGGAGTTTAAAGGAGCAATGGGCGGGCTGTACCGCATTACGGAGTGGATTTCACGCATTGCGTTCAGCAATGTGCTGTGGACGATATGTTCGTCTCCGTTCTTATTTTTTATCGTTATGAAGTTCTTATTGATGGCGACGGGCCAAGGGGGAGTAAGCGAGCAGGTCACATTAAACTGGGGGCTTGCCATATCGGCTCCGTTTACTGTTTTTCCGGCAACGTCGGCGCTGTTCACGGTTGTCCGCAAGTGGGTGATGGGCAATACGGATGTCAGCACGTTCAAGACTTTTTTTAAAGGGTATAAAGAGAACTACCTTAAGAGCATGCTCGGCGGCTTGATCTATACGCTGCTGTTCTTCGTGATGTATTTCGATGTGACGATTTATATGACGCGGATGCCCGATTTTAAAATCGTCGGGATTTTGATGCTTGTTCTGATGATTGTGCTGATGGTATCGATGTTTAACTTCTTCTCCGTTGTGGTTCACTATCAGATGACCTTCAAGCAAGTAATGAGCAATTCCATTCTGCTGACCATCGCCCGTCCGATCCGGGTGTTTACAACTTTGGTGGCAGGTGTCTTGCTCGCCTTTATCGGATTGAAATATCCTGCGCTTTATTTTGTTTGTATTCCTTCGCTGATTGCAATGGTCGCTTTCTTTAATTTTTATGCTACCTACAACAAGCTGCAGCTTCAGGCAGAGCAAAAGAAACAGCGGGAAGAGGAAGCTCTCGAGGCTGAAAACGGCGAAGAAACGGAAGATTCGGACCGGCTATCGGACAAAGTCGACTTAACCAATGAGGCGCAGGATGAAGAGCGTACCCGTCCTTAA
- a CDS encoding DUF1499 domain-containing protein — protein sequence MSLKRNLVGLFRSHEGTSDRAKEPALKTRYYNLTKEKGWEEVSSTLKKIPGFKVLHEVQSVGEITLEKKTPFGRTLDITVSVLNTSPTRCAVDIYSASRGSLGDLGANYRVIQRLYESMDKKIGKFKLD from the coding sequence TTGTCTTTAAAAAGAAACTTGGTAGGCTTGTTCCGCAGTCATGAAGGAACGAGCGACCGTGCCAAAGAACCTGCTCTGAAAACGCGGTATTACAACCTCACCAAAGAAAAAGGATGGGAGGAAGTGTCATCCACACTGAAGAAAATTCCAGGCTTTAAAGTATTGCATGAGGTTCAATCCGTAGGTGAAATCACCCTGGAGAAAAAAACGCCTTTCGGCCGGACGCTGGATATTACCGTTTCCGTGCTGAATACGTCGCCGACACGCTGCGCGGTCGATATTTATTCGGCATCCCGGGGCTCGCTCGGCGATTTGGGAGCCAACTATCGCGTCATTCAACGACTGTACGAGTCGATGGACAAGAAGATCGGCAAATTTAAACTCGATTGA
- the tpx gene encoding thiol peroxidase, with the protein MSQERTGVATFKGSPITLVGPQLQVGDSAPDFVLSKNLLEEATLKDFSGKIKLISVVPSLDTGVCDAQTRRFNSEAAELGDGVVILTVSADLPFAQARWCGAAGIDRVITLSDYKTNGFGEAYGVLIKEFKLDMRSIFVLDKDNKITYVEYLNEMAEHPNYEAAIDAVKSLL; encoded by the coding sequence GTGTCTCAAGAAAGAACTGGCGTAGCCACCTTTAAAGGAAGTCCGATCACTCTTGTAGGGCCGCAGCTCCAAGTAGGAGATTCGGCTCCCGATTTTGTCCTCAGCAAAAATCTGCTCGAGGAAGCCACACTAAAGGACTTCAGTGGAAAAATAAAGCTGATCAGCGTTGTTCCTTCCCTTGATACTGGCGTTTGCGACGCGCAGACCCGACGATTTAACAGCGAAGCTGCTGAACTGGGCGACGGTGTCGTCATTCTGACGGTCAGCGCCGATCTCCCGTTCGCACAGGCGCGCTGGTGCGGCGCCGCGGGCATCGACCGCGTCATTACCCTCTCAGATTACAAAACGAACGGCTTCGGCGAGGCCTACGGCGTATTGATCAAAGAATTCAAACTGGACATGCGATCCATTTTCGTTCTAGATAAAGACAACAAGATTACTTATGTGGAATATCTAAACGAAATGGCTGAACACCCGAATTACGAAGCTGCGATCGACGCGGTCAAGAGCTTGCTGTAA